The Candidatus Campbellbacteria bacterium genome segment TAGCAAACAAAGCGGGCGGAGAAGCGTCGTTGCAAAATATAGTTCCTTACATTACTTCAAAATTTGATGTCTTTCTTTCTAATGACGTAATGCGGCCTATTATTGCCCAGAAGCAATCATCCTTTAGTTTTCGTGAAGTTATGGATGAGAGAAAAATTCTCTTGGTCAATCTTTCCAAAGGAAAATTGGGCGATATAAACTCTTCTCTTATCGGCCTTATAATCGTCGGGAAATTGCTCCTAGCGGCGCTATCGCGAGCGGATTCGCAAAGAGAAGAATTTCCTCCTTTCTATTTATACTTAGATGAGTTCCAAAACATAACCACCGACTCCATATCTACGATCCTTTCTGAGGCGCGCAAATATAAGCTTTCTCTCACGGTGGCGCACCAGTTCATAGCTCAACTTTCCGAACCCATTCGTGATGCGGTATTTGGCAACGTCGGGTCACTTGCAAGTTTTAGGGTGGGTGCCGATGATGCTGAATATTTGGAAAAATTATTTTCACCGACTTTTGATGCTCAAGATATTATGAATATTCAAAATCGTCAGGCAATACTGAAGCCGTTGGTCAGCGGCACCCCTCGTGATCCGTTTTTGATAAATACGCAGGCGCCAGTTGAAGGTAATGAGGGCCAAATAGAGAAACTCAAGGATCTTTCTAAAGACAGATTCGGGCGTGATCGTACAGAAATCGAAAGAGAGATCATAGAGAACTATAGAAAATGATAGTCACTCATAAGAAATTTTTCGTTCGCATCTAGAAGAATTTGTTTATTGGTGTATAATCGAATGCAAAGTTTTAACTAATAATAAGATATATGGATCATCCTAAAAAAGAACAAACGTTTGTAATGGTAAAACCCGATGGCGTACAACGTTCGCTTGTCGGAGAGATAGTTTCTCGCATTGAAAGAACTGGTTTGAAACTAGTCGGGCTTAAAATGCTTGTGCCCGGTCGATCCCAGGCGGCAGAGCATTACGGCAAGGACGAAGCATGGTGCGAGAAAGTAGGAAACCGAATAATTGAAAACATAAAAGACAGTGGAGAAAAGCCGGGTAAATCGGCTCTCGAATACGGACAAGAAGTTTTGGAAGGGTTATATGATTTTCTTACCGCGGGACCTGTAGTTCAGATGGTGTTTGAAGGCAATCAAGCCGTTGGAGTAGTTAAAAAAATTGTTGGTGACACAGAACCGCTATCGTCTGACGTCGGAACTATTCGCGGAGACCTGACCGTTGACTCTTATGAAATAGCTAATGTAGATGGTCGTGCGGTAAGGAATTTGATCCACTGCTCAGATGAACGGGAAGAAGCCAAGCGTGAAATACAAGTTTGGTTTAGCAAAGATGAGCTGGTGCGCTATCGTCATATCAATGAGCGTATGCTCTATGACGTCAACATAGACGGGATTCTCGAGTAGACGAGTTGCTATTGTCGCCTATCTGTTGTATAAAGCGAGAGGAGAGAGGTGTTTTTATGTCGGAGAAAACCGTGAGTTTCGATAAGCGCTTGTTGCGTCTTGAAGGCTGTAACAGTAATGTCGCAACTAGACATCTGCGCAATGCCCGCTTCAGTGTCTACGGCAGAGTTCAAAAAGGGGATAACAACGCTATAAGTGATCGCAAAAAAGCCGCGATGTATCTTAGAAAAGTATTAGATGCGCGCGTGCTCCAAGTAAAGCTTAGCAAAGAGGAGTGGCAAGATTATGTTCCGGATATGCTGGAGCATTTGTTTGCCAGACACGCGATTCGAAAAGAAATCAACGGAGAAGCACCAATTAGAGAACTGGCCGAAGAGATCGAGACCTTGGCAGCCCGTCTAAGGGAAAGGTTTGTTCCTGATCCGGTTAGTAAATAAGTTTCCAATCGAGGCGCACACATGTGCGCCTTTTGTTATAATACTAGGTAATATGAGTGATTCGAAAGATAAAGTCGCATTGCAAAAACGCCTTGATGAGATAATGAAAGGGATGTCATCGCCGGACTTTTGGAGTAACAAAGAACGCGCGCAAGAAACGGTTCGTGAGATGGAAGAAATAAAAGCTAAGATAGAGGGTGTGGGTAAGTACGATCGTGGTAACGCGATCCTTCATATTTATTCCGGCGCCGGAGGGGATGACGCGGACGATTTTGCTCGAATGTTGCTTAATATGTACCGAAACTACGCGGAAAAAATGGGATGGGGAGTTCAAGTACTTTCAAAAAGTGAATCAAACATAGGAGGAATAAAAACTCTATTTGTCGAGATTGTTGGCAAGGGTGCATATGGTACACTAAAGAGCGAGTCTGGGGTTCATAGACTAGTCCGGACTTCGCCGTTTAACAGTAAAGGTCAGAGGCATACCTCGTTTGCGATGGTTGAAGTTTTGCCTGTATTTGAAAAAACCGGTGAGATAGAGATCAATTCTGATGATGTTGAAATAGAGTTTTCAAAATCCAGCGGTCCGGGAGGTCAGAATGTTAACAAGAGAGAAACGGCGGTCAGGGTGATCCATAAAGATACCGGTATCGCGGTTCAGGTTAGCTCTGAGCGCAGTCAAGCTCAGAATCGTGAAAAGGCTATGCAGATATTGGCGGCGCGCCTATGGGAGAAACAGGAAGAAGACCGAGAACGACTAGGAAAAGGACTTTCGCCGAGTACAAACACCGAGCCTGAATGGGGATCACAAATACGTTCGTACGTACTCCATCCTTACAAAATGGTAAAAGACCACCGAACGGATACAGAGGTAAGGAATGTAGAAGGAGTACTCGAAGGAGACATTGAACCTTTCTTAAGAGCACAACAATAAAAAGCATGATAATTTTTGATAATGTAACGAAAATATACGGCAACGGCGTACCGGCGATCGAAAAAGTCGCTTTTGGGGTCGAGCCGGGCGAGTTTGTCTCTATTGTCGGCCATTCGGGCGCCGGGAAATCTACCCTCGTAAAGCTTTTGTTAGCCGAAGAGATGCCTAGCGAAGGAACGGTACTTTTTGACAAGGTGGATATACATAATTTACGCAAGCGCGACATAAACCTTCTACGTAGGCGGTTGGGTGTGGTATTTCAGGATTTTCGTCTGCTTCCGCACAAAACCGTATTTGAGAATGTGGCTTTTGCGATGGAGGTCTCGGAGCGCACCGACAGTGAGATCGAATCTGATGTTCCTTACGCGTTGGAGTTGGTGGGACTCGAAAACAAAGAAGAGAATTTCCCTAACGAGTTATCCGGCGGTGAGGCGCAACGTCTCGCTATAGCTCGCGCGATCGTAACCCAGCCGGATGTATTAATAGCTGACGAGCCTACAGGAAACTTGGATCCGGTAAATATTCACGACATAATACGAATCCTGGAGAAGATAAACAGTTTGGGTACAACAATTTTGTTGACTACTCATAATAAAGGAGTCGTGGATTCGTTGGATCAGCGCGTCATAACAATGGAAAACGGCCGGATCGTTCGTGACGATAGAAAGGGGCGATACATTATTTAACTAATAGTATGGAAATGTTCTTTACCAATCTAAGAAGAATTATACGATCAGGTTTTGTGGGCTTTTGGAGAAACGCTTTTGTTTCGCTTTCTTCGATGCTAGTTATGGCTGTTACTATATTTGTGGTAGGAGCTCTTTATTTTACTGGAATTATTCTCGAAGAAACACTTGAAAATATCCGCGAGCGAGTTGACATCAATGTATATATTACCCAGGAAGCTACGGAGGAAGAGACCTTGTCGCTTCAAAGTAAGCTTGAGAATTTGGAGCAAGTAGAATCCGTTGAATACACATCGCGAGATCAGGCTCTAGCGGAATTCCAGGAAGAGAACCCCGACTTCAATGAAGCTTTTGATGTTCTGGAGAAAAACCCGTTAAATGCCTCACTAAATGTTTTAGCAACCGATACTTCAGAGTATGATCAAATACAATCTTTCCTTGAAAGTAACGCCGCTTTAACAGAAGACGGAGAGAATATAGTAGAGCGCAGTAACTACAACAATAATCAGGTTGTTATTGAGAGACTAACTTCGATTATGGAGACCACGGAAAGGGTAGGTATATATGCGACGATACTTCTGTTCGTTCTATCAATTATCATTACCTTTAATACAATTCGTTTGGCGATATTTACCTCCCGGGAAGAAATATCTGTTATGCGTCTAGTGGGGGCCAGTAACACTTATATTCGGGGGCCTTTTGTAATTACCGGGATCATTGGAGGTATATTTGCCGGAACGATAGTCTTGATGATCTTCTACCCTCTGACTTTGTGGTTGGGTCCCCAGGCCCAAAACTTCTTTGGAAGCGTGAACATTTTCGATCACTATATTGATAACTTCTTGGAACTTGCTCTTATTTTTGTAGGTCTAGGTATAATTCTCGGCGCGCTTTCCAGTTTCCTCGCGGTGCGTCGTTACCTCTATTATTAAAATCAACCAAAGCCACACTAATACCTAATATATTCTGTAATGCCACACGATGACCACAAATATGTATTTGTAATTGGAGGAGTTATGTCTGGTGTCGGCAAAGGTATTACGTCCGCTTCGATCGGTAGTATCTTGCAGGATAAGGGTTATAAAGTAAATTTGGTCAAAGTTGATCCGTATCTAAACGTTGATGCGGGAACTATGAACCCCACCGAACACGGCGAAGTGTTCGTTCTAAATAGTGGCCTGGAAACAGATCAAGACCTTGGGAATTACGAGAGATTTATGGATCGTGACCAAGCGCACGAGGACTATATTACAAGCGGTATGGTCTATAGGGATGTTATAGAGCGCGAGCGCCGGCTTGAGTACGGCGGTAAATGCGTCGAGGCGGTTCCTCATATTCGTGATGAAATCATTTCTCGTTTTCAGAGAGCGGCGAATAAAAATGATTCCGATGTTTCCGTTATAGAGATAGGAGGTACGGTAGGAGATTATCAGAATATTATGTTCATTGAAGCGGCTCGTGTTTTGAAGATCTATAATCCCAAGAATGTACAATTTGTTCTTGTTTCCTATCTTCCTATTCCGGACAAAATCGGAGAAATGAAAACCAAGCCGACGCAAAATGCCGTGCGGCAGCTTAATTCATACGGAGTACAAACTGATCTATTGATCGCAAGAAGCGAGAAAGCGCTCGATCAAAAAAGGAAAGAGAAGATAGCTATTTCTTGTAACATATATCCTGACAAGGTGATCTCAGCTCCTGATATAGAAAGTATTTATGATGTACCGATCAATTTTGAAGCAGATTCTCTGGGTCAAATTCTTTTGGACGGCTTGAAACTAGAGTCGCGTTCAGAAAATGGGTTGATAAAGTGGCGTGAATTCGTAGATAAAACAAAAAGCGCCGAAAAGAAAGTAAAAATAGCTGTCGTTGGAAAGTACTTTGACAGCGGAGAGTTCCTCCTTTCTGACGCTTATGTGTCGGTTATAGAAGCTATCAAGTTTTCTTCTTATGAAATGAATGCCGAACCGGAGATCTTTTGGTTGAACTCAAAAGAGTTTGGTAAAGATCCTGAAAAGGTTGAAGAGCTTCGCGAATATGACGGCATTATAGTACCAGGTGGATTCGGAGAAAGGGGTATAGAAGGGAAGATAAATGTTATTCGGTTTGCCCGAGAGGAAAGAACTCCTTACTTCGGACTTTGTTATGGAATGCAACTGTTGTTAGTTGAGTACGCTCGCAATGTTCTTGGTCTCGATGATGCCAACACAGCTGAGATCGATCCAGACGCCGATCATTTGATAATAGACGTAATGGAGTCGCAAAAAGATAATATCGAAAACTCAAAAATGGGCGGGACGATGCGTCTGGGTACATATGAGGCTAAACTGAAAGAAGGGTCTATGGTACGTCGCGCCTACGGCAAGGACTCAATAGAGGAGCGCCACCGTCACCGCTATGAAGTCAATCCGGCTTATCGAGAGCAGTTAGAAAAAAGCGGTATGATCTTTTCCGGAGTTTCTCCAGACGGTTCTTTGGCAGAAATTTCTGAACTTCCAGAAACAGAACACCCGTTTTTTGTTGGTACTCAGTTTCACCCTGAGTTTCTCGCTCGACCTCTCCGACCACATCCTCTCTTTAATCTTTTCATAAAAACAGCTTTGGACAGGCAAAAATAGTTCTGGTTTTTTAATTTTACAATCTTTTTTGCATAGAAATAAAAATCCTTGGCATTACTAATGCCAAGGATTCAAGTATCTATGGATACATTTCCTGACGGATCCTTGCTAGCTCTGCGGTGGTTATGGGATCGGTAATTTTTTGAAAAAGCAAAACTATCTCCCCGCTTTCCTTTGCGGTTTCTAGCCACATTTCAAGAGGTCGTATGTAAAAACAAGGAACTCCGAACTCTTTTGATGCTTTGTAGGCCGGAGATTCATACAAGGGACGATAGACGAGGAACATCCTGTCGTTCTCGGTGTGGAAACCAATTCCGGTTACTTCGTAAGCGTAGTTGTTTATTGATTCCTGTGGATCGTGCTTTTGGTGGTAGTAGAAACCAGGTTCCGGCACTCGCGAAAACGTCTTCAGTGACATCAAGTCCCTCCTTTCGTCTGCCTCTTTGATAATACTAGCACGTCTACTATGCCTGAGAAAATACTAAAGGAGTACCTGCCCGAACGGCCAGGCGGTTCTGGTCGGGTGGGTCCGCTCGAACGCCCCCTGAATGAAATTTATTTCGGGCAGGTGCCGTTCGGTACGGGCGGGCTGAATCTGTAAGATTCAAGTCTCGCCCTTTTCAATAAAATTTCTCACAGTATTTATACAATACACGCCGCTGGATAGATGCACTATCCACATTGCTTTCGAAGAAGAGGTTATATAACTATGCTATAGTCAAGGAAACATAAATTAAAAAAGCGGTTTGTATGGTGAAGTAGGGTGAAAGTCCCTCACTGTCGCGCAACGGTTAGAGTCCGATCCCATACAATGCCTCCCAAGTGGAGCTGCTTATGATGCGCGTGACGTCCTGGTGAACACCTTTCGTATATCACCGAATGCACACGCATCGGTGATTTATGTTTTAAACACATAGCGTATGCAAAAGACTTCCATCACAACAATAATTAAACGAGACGGTTCCGAGGAAGCCTTTGATCTTTCCAAGATCACCGCAGCGATCTCAAAGGCTTTTGATGCGACCGATACAGGTTCGGCAGAAGAGGCGAAAAAAGTTGCCAATACAGTATATGAAAAGATCGCTACTTTATGCGATCACGCTTCTGCTGACAGAGACGCAGACGAGCGCTGCAACGATGGCAAGCCCGCCGTCGAGACCATTCAGGATCTTGTCGAAGAATCTCTTATGGAGCATAACTACCATGAGATAGCCAAACGCTATATCCTCTATCGCAACGAGCGTGCCAAACAGCGTGAACCCGACCTCTTCGAGAAGCGCACAAACCTACGCCCGTATGAATACCCTGATCTAGTTGAATATGTAGATGCTATTCGGCACTCCTACTGGCTCCATACCGAGTTTAATTTTACGAGTGACGTGCAAGATTTTAAGGTCAATGTTTCCGACAAGGAGCGTAGTGCGATCAAAAACGCTATGCTTGCAGTCGCTCAGGTTGAAGTAGCGGTTAAGACGTTCTGGGGAGATATTTATAAAAAGATGCCAAAGCCCGAGGTAGGTGCTGTTGGCTATACGTTTGCGGAAAGCGAGGTGCGACATATGGACGCGTACGCACATCTTTTGGAAATACTTGGACTCAACGACGAATTCAAGCGCATAAAAGAGATTCCGGCTATACACGAGCGTCTCACGTATCTCGAAGACATCCTGCAAAGATCCCGCACCAATGACAATCGTGAATATACGGAGGCGATTTTGTTATTCTCGCTTTTCACCGAGCACGTATCGCTCTTCTCGCAGTTCCTCATCATTATGTCCTTCAATAGACATAGGAATCTATTCAAGGGCATATCCAATGCGGTGGAGGCAACCTCGAAAGAGGAACAGATCCATGGACTTTTCGGGAGCGAACTTATTAATCAAATAAAGCGCGAACACCCCGAATGGTTTGACGATGAACACAAAGAGACGATCTATCAAGTGTGTCGCGACGCGTACGCCGCAGAAGAAAAGATCATTGACTGGATCTACGAGAAAGGCGAGTTGGATTTCTTGCCGGCTGTTACCGTTAAAGAGTTTGTTAAAAATCGGCTCAACAACTCGCTCGAGAGAATCGGAATGGAAAGACCCTTCGAGGTAGACGAAAAGCGTATCGAGGAGACCGATTGGTTTGACGATGAAGTGATCGCTACTAAACACAACGACTTTTTCTTCAAACGATCGATCAATTACAACAAACGTTCCGCAAGCGTTACCAGTGATGACTTATTTTAAATAGTATATTATGTCGTACCAATGGCTAAATGAAAACTCTCGTACTTTTCTTGAACGTGGATACCTCCAGAAGGGAGCTACCCCGGAGAGCCGCGTTCGTGAGATCGCTGAGACCGCTGAAAAGATCCTTGAAAAACCCGGTTTTGCTGATAAATTTGAAAAATACATGGCCGCCGGCTATTACTCGCTCGCTACGCCGGTCTGGATCAACTTTGGCTTAAATACCGGTTTACCGATAAGCTGTTTTGGTTCTTACATTCCGGATGATATGGCGAACATTCTCTATACTCAGGCGGAGGTGGGAATGATGAGTAAGTTCGGCGGCGGAACGTCGGCTTACTTTGGTGAGCTGCGCGGTCGTGGCGCGACGATCAAAGATCGCGGGCATTCATCCGGTTCCGTCCATTTTATGCAGCTGTTTGAGACGATCACTAATATTGTCAGTCAGGGCTCGGTACGGCGCGGACAGTTTTCTCCATATTTGCCGATCGATCATCCGGACATTGAAGAATTCCTTGATATTGGTTCAGAAGGGAATCCTATCCAGAAGCTCACTCACGGTGTCACCGTTGATGACAAGTGGCTGCAGGGGATGATCGACGGCGACGAGGATAAGCGCCGTATTTGGGCGAAACTCATCGAACGGCGCGGACAAATGGGCTATCCCTATATTTTCTTCACTGACAATGTGAACAACAATACCGTTGATGTTTATAAAGATAAGGATCTCAAAATCTACGCGAGCAATCTCTGCACAGAGATCATGCTTCCGTCGCGGTCAGATTGGTCGTTTGTCTGCGATCTCTCCTCAATGAACCTGCTGTACTATGACGAATGGAAGGACACGGATGCCGTCGAGACAATGACGCAACTTCTCGACGCTGTTATGAGCGAGTTTATACAAAAGCTAGAGGCTTTGCGTGATTCGGACGATAAAGATGATCGACTCGCATTCTTGTTTATGGAGCGCGCGTACAATTTCGCAACCGCGAACCGCGCGATCGGACTCGGCGCACTCGGCTGGCATTCTCTGCTGCAATCGAAAATGATCCCACTCGAGAGCGATGAAGCGAATGAGATAAATGCTGAGATCTTCAAAACCATTCGTGACAAAGCTTATGCCGCTTCTTCCCAGATGGCTAAGGATTATGGCGAACCCGAAATTCTCAAAGGCTATGGCCGCCGCAACACAACCGTTATGGCGGTTGCACCGACCACGTCCTCGGCTTTTATTATCGGTCAAGTGTCTCAGAGTATCGAACCCTACTTCTCTAACTGCTATGTCAAAGACATCGATAAGATGAAGGTAACGATCCGCAATAGCTCGCTTGAGAAGCTGCTTGAAGAAAAAGGAAAAAATGATCGCGAAACCTGGAGCAGTATCCGTGACAACGACGGTTCCGTCCAGCACCTCTCATTCCTTAACGAGAATGAAAAAGCTGTCTTTCGCACGTTCGCCGAGATCGACCAATCTGTGATCATCAAGCAGGCGGCAGATAGGCAAGAGTACATTGATCAGGCCCAGTCTCTCAATCTAATGATCCCGCCGGATATGTCCGCCAAGGAAATAAACGAACTCTATCTCTTGGCCTGGCGTCAAGGAGTAAAAACACTGTACTACCAACATAGCATGAATGCAGCCCAACAACTCAGCCGAGCAAAGGTGTGCATTGCGTGTGAAGCATAAATATATGAAAATCGACACCTCGCCCAATGTGACTCGGTCCTTTTTCCTTGGCCTTTTCCCATAACGATCGTACCCGGTTTTAAAGAGAGCGTATCAGAAGTCTGTCGGTTAACTAGCTTGCTTAGAGCGTACCACAAACGTCTCAGAAGCTATCTCAATATTGCTATCCTTCTCAAAAGTCTCAAGAATAAGATGACTGAGCCTATCATTAACAAGGCGCCTGTCTTTTACCGGTACCACGAATCGGACCGTAAGCTGAATCCAGTTGTCGGTCAGCCGCATAAATACTGACGGCTCAGTTTCTCGGGCCGAGATAAAGTATCTTTTTTTAAGCCGAGTGATCATCTCACTGGCTGTCTTAGCGCTTCCGGCTGTTTCGTCGCTCGAAATTTTAACCATCAGATCACGAGCCTTTCTCCAATCACTCTCGTAAGTAATTGGGACCATTATTTCATCCCAGATAAAGCTATGATCCTTGCTATAGTTAAAGGTCATTCCAGAGATCACTTTATTGTTCGGAATAATAACCATTCGACCGGTGGTTTGGTCGCCGTCTATCCAGTTTTGAATCTCAAGCAAAGTAGTGTAGAGCATGCCGATATCGATCACGTCACCGACTGAGCCGTCAATTTCAACCCGATCACCGATTCGGTATATCCCCTTGGTAAAAAGCAGCATTCCTCCGGCCAGGTTCTTAAACAAGTCTTGGAGAGCAAAGGCCAGACCGGCACCAATGATCCCGTAAGAAACAAACAAGGTCTGAGCATCATCAACCCAGATCGCCAAAACCGCTCCCAGGGTGATAACCACTGTGGTTATGGTTATGAACTTCCGCATAAGATACCGCGACTTGGCGTCCCGGGTATTATGTACCGCTATCGGCTCGGCGATGAGCTTAAACACTACATAAACAGTGGCCAGCGCAACAAACGTATAGAAAAGCGAAGTAAAGAAAGTAGACTCCCAAATACTCAAGGCGAGCCAAGCGGCGCCGGACAAAATCAAAAGAACTAATACTGTTATGATCCTATTTATCATATTACCTAAAAAATATCGACAGCTTTTACAGCTGACCTTTATGTAGTATATCAACCATCACTCTGTTCTCACAGTTGAAAACTGATGTTAGGAGCTGTACAGGTTGCCATGTAGTCCCCCGGACTGTTTGAGCCTTTTCTCATCCAAGCCGAAAGCAAAATTGTTTGCTTTCTTCCCTCAGCTACTCGCTACTCTCCTAGCTGCCAGTATGGGACGAAGTTAGAACTATTACTCAAGTAGAGTAGCGGCAAGCTCAGGGAATTTTCTGGTGCTCATCCCAGAAAAGGTAAAGTGGCCTTTGTTTTTCATCTCTATTAGTTGAGCTGAAGGTAATTTTTCGAGAATCCGCTTCACGCTTTCATGAATCACCTCATCGTCGTTCGATGAATTGAATATGTAAACGCTACTAGTTCGTTCAGCCAACCCAGCGTCTATCTCAAAATTAAAGAAGGTGTTTTGATCTCCAAGTTCATTAGTCGGATCTACCCAGGGAGCAACAAGGACCACCTTCCTAACTTTTTGCTTGTTTTCAGTGAGCCAACGCAGCAAAAAACCAGCTCCACAACTATGTCCAATCAAATCAGTCTCCTCATCTATCTTGAATTGATTGAATACTGAACACCATTTCTCATAGTTTGGCATATGTGGTTCTGGCATTTCTGGAGTTTGCGCAAGAACATCTCTGACAATGAGCTGTTTCTGAAGCCAGGGTAGCCAATGAGAGTTAGATTCGGCATCTCCATCAGGATTGTAGTAGCTCTGCTTGTTGTCAGACATCCCATGAAGGATGATAGCTTTTTTCATATGTTTCAGTATATCAAAAAAGTTCGAGGATTTTATACGAACGGCTGCCGGACTTGGATTCGGTGTCAGCTCACATCAATATTTTTGTTCGCTTTGCTCCAAAAATATTGTGTGGCTCCTACCCGGACTCGGCGACAAGCACTCCTCGGAGACTCGTCGTCTTGTATACCGCCTCCGTCTTTCTCGTCCAACCCGTCAGGTAAAATAGTAAAGCCTCAATGCTTTCGCATCAAGGCCTAACTATTTTATGCTGCCGGACTTGGATTCGAATCTTACAGATTCTGTACAGGTCTCGCGTCGTGCTCGCCAAGCCTCGCGCGACTTACTCGACCTTTTCTCATCCAATCCGAAAGCAAAATTGTTTGCTTTCTTCCGTCAGCTACTCGCTATGCTCCTAGCTGCCGGACTTGGATTCGAACCAAGATACCATGCTCCAGAGGCATGTGTCCTACCATTAGACGATCCGGCAATACGTCTACGAGTTTAGCAAAAAAAGACAGTTTCTTCTAGAGTCCTAGCTCTTTTAAGAGTAGAAGA includes the following:
- a CDS encoding nucleoside-diphosphate kinase encodes the protein MDHPKKEQTFVMVKPDGVQRSLVGEIVSRIERTGLKLVGLKMLVPGRSQAAEHYGKDEAWCEKVGNRIIENIKDSGEKPGKSALEYGQEVLEGLYDFLTAGPVVQMVFEGNQAVGVVKKIVGDTEPLSSDVGTIRGDLTVDSYEIANVDGRAVRNLIHCSDEREEAKREIQVWFSKDELVRYRHINERMLYDVNIDGILE
- a CDS encoding PCRF domain-containing protein, coding for MSDSKDKVALQKRLDEIMKGMSSPDFWSNKERAQETVREMEEIKAKIEGVGKYDRGNAILHIYSGAGGDDADDFARMLLNMYRNYAEKMGWGVQVLSKSESNIGGIKTLFVEIVGKGAYGTLKSESGVHRLVRTSPFNSKGQRHTSFAMVEVLPVFEKTGEIEINSDDVEIEFSKSSGPGGQNVNKRETAVRVIHKDTGIAVQVSSERSQAQNREKAMQILAARLWEKQEEDRERLGKGLSPSTNTEPEWGSQIRSYVLHPYKMVKDHRTDTEVRNVEGVLEGDIEPFLRAQQ
- the ftsE gene encoding cell division ATP-binding protein FtsE — protein: MIIFDNVTKIYGNGVPAIEKVAFGVEPGEFVSIVGHSGAGKSTLVKLLLAEEMPSEGTVLFDKVDIHNLRKRDINLLRRRLGVVFQDFRLLPHKTVFENVAFAMEVSERTDSEIESDVPYALELVGLENKEENFPNELSGGEAQRLAIARAIVTQPDVLIADEPTGNLDPVNIHDIIRILEKINSLGTTILLTTHNKGVVDSLDQRVITMENGRIVRDDRKGRYII
- a CDS encoding permease-like cell division protein FtsX; the encoded protein is MEMFFTNLRRIIRSGFVGFWRNAFVSLSSMLVMAVTIFVVGALYFTGIILEETLENIRERVDINVYITQEATEEETLSLQSKLENLEQVESVEYTSRDQALAEFQEENPDFNEAFDVLEKNPLNASLNVLATDTSEYDQIQSFLESNAALTEDGENIVERSNYNNNQVVIERLTSIMETTERVGIYATILLFVLSIIITFNTIRLAIFTSREEISVMRLVGASNTYIRGPFVITGIIGGIFAGTIVLMIFYPLTLWLGPQAQNFFGSVNIFDHYIDNFLELALIFVGLGIILGALSSFLAVRRYLYY
- a CDS encoding CTP synthase; this translates as MPHDDHKYVFVIGGVMSGVGKGITSASIGSILQDKGYKVNLVKVDPYLNVDAGTMNPTEHGEVFVLNSGLETDQDLGNYERFMDRDQAHEDYITSGMVYRDVIERERRLEYGGKCVEAVPHIRDEIISRFQRAANKNDSDVSVIEIGGTVGDYQNIMFIEAARVLKIYNPKNVQFVLVSYLPIPDKIGEMKTKPTQNAVRQLNSYGVQTDLLIARSEKALDQKRKEKIAISCNIYPDKVISAPDIESIYDVPINFEADSLGQILLDGLKLESRSENGLIKWREFVDKTKSAEKKVKIAVVGKYFDSGEFLLSDAYVSVIEAIKFSSYEMNAEPEIFWLNSKEFGKDPEKVEELREYDGIIVPGGFGERGIEGKINVIRFAREERTPYFGLCYGMQLLLVEYARNVLGLDDANTAEIDPDADHLIIDVMESQKDNIENSKMGGTMRLGTYEAKLKEGSMVRRAYGKDSIEERHRHRYEVNPAYREQLEKSGMIFSGVSPDGSLAEISELPETEHPFFVGTQFHPEFLARPLRPHPLFNLFIKTALDRQK
- a CDS encoding DUF1653 domain-containing protein, whose protein sequence is MSLKTFSRVPEPGFYYHQKHDPQESINNYAYEVTGIGFHTENDRMFLVYRPLYESPAYKASKEFGVPCFYIRPLEMWLETAKESGEIVLLFQKITDPITTAELARIRQEMYP
- a CDS encoding ribonucleotide-diphosphate reductase subunit beta; translated protein: MQKTSITTIIKRDGSEEAFDLSKITAAISKAFDATDTGSAEEAKKVANTVYEKIATLCDHASADRDADERCNDGKPAVETIQDLVEESLMEHNYHEIAKRYILYRNERAKQREPDLFEKRTNLRPYEYPDLVEYVDAIRHSYWLHTEFNFTSDVQDFKVNVSDKERSAIKNAMLAVAQVEVAVKTFWGDIYKKMPKPEVGAVGYTFAESEVRHMDAYAHLLEILGLNDEFKRIKEIPAIHERLTYLEDILQRSRTNDNREYTEAILLFSLFTEHVSLFSQFLIIMSFNRHRNLFKGISNAVEATSKEEQIHGLFGSELINQIKREHPEWFDDEHKETIYQVCRDAYAAEEKIIDWIYEKGELDFLPAVTVKEFVKNRLNNSLERIGMERPFEVDEKRIEETDWFDDEVIATKHNDFFFKRSINYNKRSASVTSDDLF
- a CDS encoding ribonucleoside-diphosphate reductase subunit alpha, which encodes MSYQWLNENSRTFLERGYLQKGATPESRVREIAETAEKILEKPGFADKFEKYMAAGYYSLATPVWINFGLNTGLPISCFGSYIPDDMANILYTQAEVGMMSKFGGGTSAYFGELRGRGATIKDRGHSSGSVHFMQLFETITNIVSQGSVRRGQFSPYLPIDHPDIEEFLDIGSEGNPIQKLTHGVTVDDKWLQGMIDGDEDKRRIWAKLIERRGQMGYPYIFFTDNVNNNTVDVYKDKDLKIYASNLCTEIMLPSRSDWSFVCDLSSMNLLYYDEWKDTDAVETMTQLLDAVMSEFIQKLEALRDSDDKDDRLAFLFMERAYNFATANRAIGLGALGWHSLLQSKMIPLESDEANEINAEIFKTIRDKAYAASSQMAKDYGEPEILKGYGRRNTTVMAVAPTTSSAFIIGQVSQSIEPYFSNCYVKDIDKMKVTIRNSSLEKLLEEKGKNDRETWSSIRDNDGSVQHLSFLNENEKAVFRTFAEIDQSVIIKQAADRQEYIDQAQSLNLMIPPDMSAKEINELYLLAWRQGVKTLYYQHSMNAAQQLSRAKVCIACEA
- a CDS encoding mechanosensitive ion channel family protein, which translates into the protein MINRIITVLVLLILSGAAWLALSIWESTFFTSLFYTFVALATVYVVFKLIAEPIAVHNTRDAKSRYLMRKFITITTVVITLGAVLAIWVDDAQTLFVSYGIIGAGLAFALQDLFKNLAGGMLLFTKGIYRIGDRVEIDGSVGDVIDIGMLYTTLLEIQNWIDGDQTTGRMVIIPNNKVISGMTFNYSKDHSFIWDEIMVPITYESDWRKARDLMVKISSDETAGSAKTASEMITRLKKRYFISARETEPSVFMRLTDNWIQLTVRFVVPVKDRRLVNDRLSHLILETFEKDSNIEIASETFVVRSKQAS